One window of the Candidatus Izemoplasmatales bacterium genome contains the following:
- a CDS encoding type II CAAX endopeptidase family protein has protein sequence MTSTFGTATVWSGWLEDATLALIAYVLLYLLYYFASDFRIMKKWRSRFGERDGELERSVYLRRTMGFVLLGLVPALLVAVAFDRPLVDYGLSVPEGPYAWLWFLAPSVLLIAGSFARPAGKIDVSYYPEVRKPDWTRSRHVKNGFFWVLYLVGYEFGLRGMVFFSSLEAFGLWPAVVLNSVIYSLIHIFKGPGEAFGAFFLGVLFCLVAYFTGSLWIPLFIHAAMAIINDVKAVAAGKVRAHRP, from the coding sequence ATGACGTCGACCTTCGGAACGGCCACCGTGTGGTCGGGATGGCTCGAGGACGCGACGCTTGCCCTGATCGCGTACGTCCTGCTCTACCTGCTTTATTATTTCGCGAGCGATTTCCGTATCATGAAGAAGTGGCGCTCCCGCTTCGGGGAACGCGACGGGGAACTGGAACGGTCGGTCTATCTTCGCCGGACGATGGGGTTCGTCCTCCTCGGGCTGGTGCCGGCGCTTCTGGTGGCCGTCGCCTTCGACCGTCCCCTGGTCGACTACGGTCTTTCCGTTCCGGAAGGCCCGTACGCCTGGCTCTGGTTTCTGGCTCCGAGCGTGCTTTTGATCGCGGGAAGTTTCGCGCGGCCGGCGGGAAAGATCGACGTTTCCTATTATCCGGAAGTGCGGAAACCCGATTGGACGCGCTCACGCCACGTGAAAAACGGCTTCTTCTGGGTTCTCTATCTGGTCGGTTACGAGTTCGGCCTCCGCGGTATGGTCTTCTTCAGTTCGTTGGAAGCGTTCGGTCTCTGGCCGGCCGTCGTCCTCAACAGCGTGATCTACAGTCTGATCCACATCTTCAAGGGTCCCGGGGAAGCGTTCGGAGCGTTCTTCCTCGGCGTGCTCTTCTGTCTTGTCGCCTATTTCACCGGCTCCTTGTGGATTCCCCTGTTCATCCACGCGGCGATGGCGATCATCAACGACGTCAAGGCGGTCGCCGCGGGTAAGGTGCGCGCGCACCGCCCGTGA
- a CDS encoding SDR family oxidoreductase, producing MGRFLDKVVIVTGGGKGIGREIARAFALEGAHVVITGRTETDLATVRDRIREERGACDYLVGDVTVPADCERIVGEVYLSHRHIDALVNNAGASMRGLFAETDLSLFRKIVDVNFLGAVNMTKYALPSLLESKGSVVFVSSLSALRGIPGIAPYGAAKMALTGFGESLQAELHDAGVHVGIVYVGFTENDANKRIYDARGNLVPLQREKNDDTQEGVARSVLKAVAKRKRVMVLTAAGKFVDVFYRLFPRLSGYLMRTFAVKGFVKR from the coding sequence ATGGGAAGGTTTCTGGACAAGGTCGTGATCGTCACCGGCGGCGGCAAGGGGATCGGACGGGAAATCGCCCGGGCGTTCGCCCTCGAAGGCGCGCACGTCGTGATCACCGGGCGCACGGAAACCGATCTGGCGACCGTCCGCGATCGGATCCGCGAAGAACGGGGAGCGTGCGACTATCTCGTCGGCGACGTGACCGTCCCCGCCGACTGCGAACGGATCGTCGGCGAAGTGTACCTGAGCCATCGGCACATCGACGCGCTCGTCAACAACGCCGGCGCGAGCATGCGGGGTCTGTTCGCCGAGACCGATCTGTCGCTGTTCCGCAAGATCGTCGACGTCAATTTCCTCGGTGCCGTCAACATGACGAAGTACGCCCTGCCTTCGCTACTCGAGAGCAAGGGGAGCGTGGTCTTCGTTTCCAGCCTGTCGGCCCTGCGGGGGATTCCGGGCATCGCGCCCTACGGAGCGGCCAAGATGGCCCTGACCGGCTTCGGCGAATCCTTGCAGGCGGAACTCCACGACGCCGGCGTCCATGTCGGGATCGTCTACGTGGGCTTCACCGAAAACGACGCGAACAAGCGGATCTACGACGCCCGCGGGAATCTCGTCCCGTTGCAGCGGGAGAAGAACGACGATACCCAGGAGGGCGTCGCCAGAAGCGTCCTGAAGGCGGTCGCGAAAAGAAAACGCGTCATGGTCCTGACCGCCGCCGGCAAGTTCGTCGATGTCTTCTATCGGCTGTTTCCGCGACTCTCGGGGTACCTGATGAGGACCTTTGCGGTGAAGGGATTCGTGAAACGATGA
- a CDS encoding NAD-dependent epimerase/dehydratase family protein: MNHDDHHENPVLRPKVLVTGANGFLGCHIVRLLLDRGYAVRAFVLKGTSSDTLPESDCEIFEGDLLNERDVDRALSGCDSVIHTAAITDVWPTVNPLSWTVNFELVRRLAGRIRAMNVRRYVHVGTANSFGFGTKDAPGDENTPFNSGGYGLDYINSKKAAQDYLLAEAKAGLPVVIVNPTFMIGDNDAKPGPGEMIISVMKGKVPAYASGGRSFAPVKDVAAATVNALEMGRVGECYIAGGTNLNYREFFTMIGEIARCEPPKHRISKPLAMLFATLVEWAAGARRKKPLLTRAMARISGDGHYYSSRRAIAELGYVKTDVATALREAILWYQEHGYVE; encoded by the coding sequence ATGAACCACGACGACCATCACGAGAATCCCGTCCTTCGTCCGAAAGTCCTGGTGACGGGAGCCAACGGATTCCTCGGCTGCCACATCGTCCGACTCCTGCTGGATAGGGGATACGCCGTCCGGGCATTCGTCCTGAAGGGCACGTCCTCGGACACGCTCCCGGAATCGGATTGCGAAATCTTCGAAGGCGATCTGCTGAACGAACGCGACGTCGATCGGGCGCTTTCCGGCTGCGACTCCGTGATCCACACCGCCGCGATCACCGACGTGTGGCCGACGGTCAATCCGCTGTCCTGGACCGTCAATTTCGAACTCGTCAGGCGACTCGCGGGACGGATCAGGGCCATGAACGTCAGAAGATACGTCCATGTCGGGACCGCGAATTCGTTCGGTTTCGGGACGAAGGACGCTCCCGGGGACGAAAACACGCCCTTCAACAGCGGCGGGTACGGCCTCGACTACATCAATTCCAAGAAGGCCGCGCAGGATTACCTGTTGGCCGAGGCGAAGGCGGGACTGCCCGTCGTCATCGTCAACCCGACCTTCATGATCGGCGACAACGATGCCAAGCCCGGTCCGGGGGAGATGATCATCTCCGTGATGAAGGGGAAGGTTCCTGCCTATGCGTCCGGCGGACGCTCCTTCGCCCCCGTGAAGGACGTCGCCGCCGCGACGGTGAACGCTCTTGAAATGGGACGGGTCGGCGAATGCTACATCGCCGGCGGAACCAACCTCAATTACCGGGAATTCTTCACGATGATCGGCGAGATCGCCCGCTGCGAACCGCCGAAGCACCGCATCTCGAAACCGCTCGCCATGCTTTTCGCGACGTTGGTCGAATGGGCTGCCGGGGCAAGACGCAAAAAGCCCCTCCTGACCAGGGCGATGGCGAGGATCTCCGGCGACGGCCATTACTATTCGTCCCGCAGGGCGATCGCCGAACTCGGTTACGTCAAGACGGACGTGGCGACGGCGCTGAGGGAAGCGATCCTTTGGTACCAGGAGCACGGCTATGTCGAATAG
- the rsmH gene encoding 16S rRNA (cytosine(1402)-N(4))-methyltransferase RsmH, producing MDGYIHKSVLLEEAVAALRVRPDGVYVDATLGGGGHSLAILKQLQGGILYAFDQDAYAIEKARERLAGFTNVVFVNANFASLKAELSARGVERIDGILYDLGVSSFQFDIPERGFSYQHDSPLDMRMDRDSSFSAYDLVNGWSPERIADVLFRYGEEPFARPIAKAIAKARAVKPIGTTFELVDVIKGALPAKILAKKGHPAKQTFQAIRIAVNDELDSFTASLSQAAELLSPGGRIVAITFHSLEDRIAKQYFRSLSTIEIPRGLPILTTEKPPFALVNDHVVLPSEAELEANPRVKSAKLRAVEKT from the coding sequence ATGGACGGATACATCCACAAGAGCGTGCTCCTGGAAGAAGCCGTCGCCGCCCTCCGGGTCCGGCCGGACGGCGTCTACGTCGACGCCACCCTCGGCGGCGGCGGGCACTCGCTTGCGATCCTGAAGCAGCTGCAGGGCGGCATCCTCTACGCCTTCGACCAGGACGCCTATGCCATCGAAAAGGCGCGGGAGCGCCTCGCCGGTTTCACGAACGTCGTCTTCGTGAACGCCAATTTCGCGTCCCTGAAGGCCGAACTGTCCGCGCGCGGCGTCGAGCGGATCGACGGGATCCTCTACGACCTCGGCGTCTCGAGCTTCCAGTTCGACATCCCCGAACGCGGATTCTCCTACCAGCACGACAGTCCGCTCGACATGCGGATGGATCGGGATTCGTCCTTTTCCGCCTACGATCTCGTCAACGGCTGGTCCCCCGAACGGATCGCGGACGTCCTCTTCCGCTACGGCGAGGAGCCGTTCGCCCGCCCGATCGCGAAGGCGATCGCCAAGGCGCGCGCGGTGAAGCCGATCGGGACCACGTTCGAACTCGTCGACGTGATCAAGGGCGCCCTGCCCGCGAAGATCCTCGCGAAGAAGGGGCATCCCGCGAAGCAGACCTTTCAGGCGATCCGGATCGCCGTGAACGACGAACTCGACTCATTCACCGCCTCGCTTTCGCAGGCGGCGGAACTGCTGTCTCCGGGCGGACGGATCGTGGCGATCACCTTCCATTCGCTCGAGGATCGGATCGCGAAGCAGTATTTCCGCTCGCTCTCGACGATCGAGATTCCCAGGGGACTGCCGATCCTGACGACGGAGAAGCCGCCGTTTGCGCTCGTGAACGACCATGTCGTCCTGCCTTCGGAGGCCGAACTCGAGGCCAATCCGCGCGTCAAGAGCGCCAAGCTCCGGGCCGTCGAGAAAACCTGA
- the rpmF gene encoding 50S ribosomal protein L32: protein MAIPFRRTSKLAKRKRRTHFKLNAPTMVVCPNCGELTLSHQVCKKCGYYKGKLVVEPKPEKTDKKDEK, encoded by the coding sequence ATGGCAATTCCTTTCAGAAGAACAAGCAAGCTCGCGAAACGGAAGAGAAGAACGCATTTCAAGCTGAACGCCCCGACGATGGTCGTCTGCCCGAACTGCGGCGAACTGACCCTCTCCCACCAGGTCTGCAAGAAGTGCGGCTACTACAAGGGCAAGCTGGTCGTCGAACCGAAACCCGAGAAGACCGACAAGAAGGACGAGAAATAA
- a CDS encoding YceD family protein, with the protein MKWTIPELKKLRTTGNKFAYVASFDAYPREDDDILGVGPAEIFGSFTVLRDPEKFVFDVRVRVTLMMACAITLADVEVPLDFTTELCFAEAPEDDDTHRIEGITVDLDPYIWGEILVEKPMRVLAANAYDGYVEERASFAKDDTPEQANPFAKLKHHD; encoded by the coding sequence ATGAAATGGACGATTCCCGAGCTGAAAAAGCTCCGTACCACCGGCAACAAGTTCGCCTACGTCGCGTCGTTCGACGCGTACCCCAGGGAGGATGACGACATCCTCGGCGTCGGCCCCGCGGAGATCTTCGGATCGTTTACGGTGCTGCGCGACCCCGAGAAGTTCGTCTTCGACGTCAGGGTGCGGGTCACGCTCATGATGGCGTGCGCGATCACGCTCGCGGACGTCGAGGTTCCGCTCGATTTCACGACCGAGCTGTGCTTCGCGGAAGCGCCTGAAGACGACGACACGCACCGGATCGAAGGCATCACCGTCGACCTCGACCCCTACATCTGGGGCGAGATCCTGGTCGAAAAGCCGATGCGCGTGCTCGCTGCGAACGCCTACGACGGATACGTCGAGGAACGCGCATCCTTCGCCAAAGACGACACACCGGAACAGGCGAATCCCTTCGCCAAGCTGAAACACCACGATTGA
- a CDS encoding PIG-L deacetylase family protein has product MGVPILKALAPLPRIVKHKNAVFVGPHPDDIEIGAGGTAATLVRLGARVTFVVCTDGGGGAFDDAVDPATLVTRRREEALRGASVLGVDDVRFLGFPDCGKYDSWELAEKLAEVFADVSPDIVFAPDPRLPSEIHPDHLKCGEAVQTAVVFSGFPLIMERNGIPFDRAKKVEPRKTLAFYYTHRTNRIVGMDAAAHHLKLMAMAAHESQFPADAGDERRLMKAYLDLRGRRFGWRVLKPFGEGFCVLGPLHQHAFPEVQDY; this is encoded by the coding sequence ATGGGTGTCCCGATCCTGAAGGCGCTGGCGCCGTTGCCACGCATCGTGAAGCACAAGAACGCCGTGTTCGTCGGTCCGCATCCGGACGACATCGAGATCGGTGCGGGCGGCACCGCCGCGACCCTCGTCCGCCTGGGCGCGCGGGTCACCTTCGTCGTCTGCACGGACGGCGGGGGCGGTGCCTTCGACGACGCCGTCGATCCGGCGACGCTCGTCACACGGCGACGGGAGGAAGCGCTTCGCGGCGCATCCGTCCTCGGCGTCGACGACGTCCGCTTCCTCGGCTTCCCGGACTGCGGGAAATACGATTCGTGGGAACTCGCGGAGAAACTCGCGGAGGTGTTCGCGGACGTGTCGCCCGACATCGTCTTCGCTCCCGATCCCCGGCTCCCGTCGGAGATTCACCCCGACCATCTGAAGTGCGGCGAAGCGGTCCAGACGGCCGTCGTATTCTCGGGATTCCCGCTCATCATGGAACGGAACGGGATCCCCTTCGACCGCGCGAAGAAGGTCGAGCCGCGCAAGACCCTCGCCTTCTACTACACCCATCGGACGAACCGGATCGTCGGGATGGACGCCGCGGCGCATCATCTGAAGCTTATGGCGATGGCAGCCCACGAAAGCCAGTTTCCGGCCGACGCCGGCGACGAGCGGCGTCTCATGAAGGCGTACCTCGACCTCCGCGGACGGCGTTTCGGATGGCGCGTCCTGAAGCCCTTCGGAGAGGGATTCTGCGTCCTCGGACCGCTCCATCAGCACGCCTTTCCGGAAGTCCAGGACTACTGA
- a CDS encoding P-loop NTPase, which yields MSISHEAMKAALGAIVDPSREKTLAETGAIRHFGVDEDASSVKLLIEVGVKAPEFTLKITRAAAKIVKLEHGFKSLVIEYEEKRAETPLKSRRIVGIASGKGGVGKSSVTANLAYALTSLGRRVGVIDADVYGANLPIIFGIEGTELEGTEDGKIYPIRKDGIEVVSAAFLLEPGKALMWRGPMLTKVLKVFFEDTLWNPELDYLLIDLPPGTGDVAMDVKNFAPDARMLIVTTPHESASQVAIKAGYAARQLGQDLIGVVENMAYFEADGKRHYLFGEDGGKNVAEKLAIPLVARIPIARPTGGHHSVFAETDPNGIVYLALAQTVIRSFDL from the coding sequence ATGTCCATATCCCATGAAGCCATGAAGGCGGCGCTCGGCGCGATCGTCGACCCCAGCCGCGAAAAGACCCTCGCCGAGACCGGCGCGATCCGCCACTTCGGCGTCGATGAGGACGCTTCGTCCGTCAAGCTGCTGATCGAGGTCGGCGTCAAGGCGCCCGAATTTACGCTCAAGATCACCCGCGCCGCGGCCAAGATCGTCAAACTCGAACACGGATTCAAGAGCCTCGTGATCGAATACGAGGAGAAGCGGGCGGAAACGCCGCTCAAGTCCCGCCGCATCGTCGGGATCGCCTCCGGCAAGGGCGGCGTCGGGAAGTCGTCGGTGACGGCGAACCTGGCCTACGCGCTCACGTCCCTGGGACGCCGCGTCGGCGTGATCGACGCCGACGTCTACGGCGCGAACCTGCCGATCATCTTCGGAATCGAAGGCACCGAACTCGAGGGAACCGAGGACGGGAAGATCTATCCGATCCGGAAGGACGGGATCGAGGTCGTCTCGGCCGCCTTCCTGCTCGAACCGGGCAAGGCGCTGATGTGGCGTGGCCCGATGCTCACGAAGGTCCTCAAGGTCTTCTTCGAGGACACCCTCTGGAATCCGGAACTCGACTATCTCCTGATCGACCTGCCGCCGGGAACCGGAGATGTCGCGATGGACGTGAAGAACTTCGCCCCCGACGCGCGCATGCTGATCGTGACGACGCCCCACGAGAGCGCCTCGCAGGTGGCGATCAAGGCCGGCTATGCCGCCCGCCAGCTCGGTCAGGACCTGATCGGCGTGGTCGAGAACATGGCGTACTTCGAAGCGGACGGGAAGCGTCACTACCTGTTCGGCGAGGACGGCGGGAAAAACGTCGCGGAAAAGCTCGCGATCCCGCTTGTCGCCCGCATTCCGATCGCCCGGCCGACCGGCGGGCACCATTCCGTGTTCGCCGAGACCGATCCGAACGGGATCGTCTACCTCGCGCTCGCGCAGACCGTCATCCGTTCATTCGACCTCTGA